In Lacerta agilis isolate rLacAgi1 chromosome 8, rLacAgi1.pri, whole genome shotgun sequence, one genomic interval encodes:
- the LOC117052225 gene encoding cytochrome c oxidase subunit 5B, mitochondrial, which yields MASRLLRVCGALRGLSAGRSSLGRGPLRLTGAARSMGAGGIPTDEEQATGMERKTMKALEKGLDPYNMLPPKRYAGTKEDPNIVPSITDKRLVGCICEEDNSTVIWFWLHKGNPQRCPSCGAHYKLVSYQLP from the exons ATGGCGTCAAGGTTACTGCGGGTGTGCGGGGCCCTGCGAGGCCTCAGCGCGGGTCGGAGTTCCCTGGGCCGGGGGCCGCTGCGCCTGACGGGGGCCGCCCGCTCCATGGGGGCCGGAG GTATCCCCACTGATGAAGAACAGGCTACAGGAATGGAGAGGAAAACCATGAAAGCTTTAGAGAAGGGGCTG GATCCTTACAACATGCTACCACCCAAACGATATGCTGGGACAAAGGAAGACCCCAACATAGTCCCTTCAATTACAGACAAGAGGCTTGTGGGCTGCATCT GTGAAGAGGACAACAGCACTGTGATCTGGTTCTGGCTACACAAGGGAAATCCCCAGCGCTGCCCCTCCTGTGGAGCCCATTACAAGTTGGTTAGCTACCAGTTGCCCTGA